The Streptomyces sp. CC0208 genome window below encodes:
- a CDS encoding NAD(P)/FAD-dependent oxidoreductase: MLEPAYQADVVIVGAGVAGLSAAHRLTSQGVTVAVLEAAPCVGGRMSTEKIDGFRLDRIGQLLSTAYPELRLTPGLDGLVLRPFAPGVLLHGDGRHHRVEAPAGARSARGALRAVRALASAPRGVPGPGLMAASRRAAFRVLPGAGQTTVSRVARGAAPLGGAVDQARLGAALTRLAHVPVERLLARPELPAGHALAARGLPARTIDGFLRPLLAALLCDPALTTSSRCADLALRAFAGGRLCVPEGGAEALPELLARTLPAGTVHTGVRVTSVATTSVTTAEHGELRCRAVLLATDARAAAQLLPGLRVPDFHPVTVVHHTTDDPPRTGSALLLDADRGGPVAHTAVISEVDPSRAPSGRALISSTVLGPPPTDLETAVRTHLARLYGTPTHRWETLAVHHTREAVPAMPAPHDLRRPVRLLAGLYVCGDHRDTSTVQGALHSARRATTAILKDLGAAGSMHRADPTPTAQAA; the protein is encoded by the coding sequence GGAGTGACCGTCGCGGTGTTGGAGGCCGCCCCCTGTGTGGGCGGCCGCATGTCGACCGAGAAGATCGACGGCTTCCGGCTCGACCGGATCGGACAGCTGCTGTCCACGGCGTATCCCGAACTACGGCTGACACCGGGGCTCGACGGGCTCGTACTGCGCCCGTTCGCGCCGGGGGTCCTGCTGCACGGCGACGGGCGCCATCACCGGGTGGAGGCTCCGGCGGGCGCCCGGAGCGCAAGGGGCGCACTGCGCGCGGTGCGCGCCCTGGCGAGCGCCCCTCGGGGGGTGCCGGGGCCAGGGCTGATGGCGGCGTCCCGGAGGGCCGCGTTCCGGGTGCTGCCCGGTGCCGGTCAGACAACCGTGTCCCGGGTCGCCCGCGGGGCCGCACCGCTCGGCGGTGCCGTCGATCAGGCCCGGCTCGGTGCCGCGCTCACCCGGCTCGCCCACGTGCCCGTCGAACGCCTCCTCGCCCGTCCCGAACTGCCCGCGGGGCACGCGCTCGCGGCCCGGGGGCTGCCCGCGCGCACGATCGACGGGTTCCTGCGTCCGCTGCTCGCCGCGCTGCTCTGCGACCCCGCGCTGACGACGTCCAGCCGGTGCGCCGACCTCGCGCTGCGGGCCTTCGCGGGCGGACGGCTGTGTGTCCCGGAGGGAGGCGCGGAGGCGCTTCCGGAGCTGCTCGCGCGCACGCTGCCGGCGGGGACCGTGCACACGGGGGTGCGGGTCACGTCCGTCGCGACCACGTCGGTGACCACCGCCGAGCACGGCGAGCTCCGGTGCCGGGCCGTACTGCTGGCGACGGACGCGCGGGCCGCGGCTCAGCTGCTGCCGGGCCTGCGGGTACCGGACTTCCACCCGGTGACGGTCGTCCACCACACGACGGACGACCCGCCCCGCACGGGTTCCGCGCTGCTGCTCGACGCCGACCGGGGCGGCCCGGTGGCCCACACGGCGGTGATCAGCGAGGTCGACCCGAGCCGGGCCCCTTCGGGCCGGGCCCTGATCTCCTCGACGGTCCTCGGTCCCCCTCCCACGGATCTGGAAACGGCCGTACGCACCCACCTGGCCCGTCTGTACGGCACGCCGACGCACCGCTGGGAGACCCTCGCGGTCCACCACACCCGGGAGGCGGTCCCGGCCATGCCCGCCCCCCACGACCTGCGCCGCCCGGTACGCCTCCTGGCCGGCCTGTACGTCTGCGGCGACCACCGCGACACGAGCACGGTCCAGGGAGCACTGCATTCGGCCCGCCGGGCAACAACAGCAATCCTGAAGGACCTGGGAGCAGCAGGCTCGATGCACCGAGCGGATCCGACTCCTACGGCTCAGGCAGCGTAG